In a single window of the Niabella ginsenosidivorans genome:
- a CDS encoding ORF6N domain-containing protein — translation MQIIRSIQNRIYEIRGERVLLDFDLAALYEVETKAFNQAVKRNIKRFPKDFMFQLTRQEWTNIKPEVNVAYIESIDNQNTTGNRSQFVTGSQRHRSTLPYAFTEQGVAMLSGILNSDRAIQMNIAIMRAFVEVRKILLQQNDIKEQIKELKERVGGHDVQLSHIYDALENLLDEKAAERKWENRERIGFKK, via the coding sequence ATGCAGATAATACGATCCATACAAAACAGGATTTATGAAATCAGAGGTGAACGGGTGCTTCTTGACTTTGACCTGGCAGCGCTGTATGAAGTGGAAACAAAGGCGTTTAATCAGGCTGTAAAAAGAAATATCAAACGCTTTCCAAAAGACTTTATGTTTCAGCTCACCCGTCAGGAATGGACCAACATAAAACCAGAAGTTAATGTAGCATATATTGAAAGCATTGATAATCAAAATACTACAGGGAACCGGTCACAATTTGTGACCGGTTCCCAAAGGCATCGTAGTACATTGCCGTATGCTTTTACCGAACAGGGCGTGGCGATGCTGAGTGGTATTTTAAACAGTGATCGCGCTATTCAGATGAATATAGCCATCATGCGGGCATTTGTGGAAGTAAGAAAAATTTTGCTGCAACAAAATGACATTAAAGAGCAGATAAAAGAATTGAAAGAACGAGTCGGCGGGCATGATGTGCAGCTCAGCCATATTTATGATGCGCTCGAAAATTTATTGGATGAAAAAGCGGCTGAGCGAAAATGGGAAAACAGGGAACGAATAGGATTTAAAAAATAA